A region from the Brevibacterium paucivorans genome encodes:
- a CDS encoding BCCT family transporter: MNNDRTKRNASHDESAASGEPEIDIRMGPKLQEQQEKVARKKKVRKERTKKAKRFIEEIEYPHGIHPALVPGVSIEDQLVRYRVDKGILVIVGLLIVGFVAWGIAAPEQVLNVSSAALQWVMGNLGWIFNGLAIVLVIFLLCIAFSRYGRIPLGLDGEKPEFSTGSWAAMLFAAGIGIAIIFFGPYEPLQYFLDPRPGAYDPATVEAIKGAMAQAALHWGVNAWAIYAIVGLTVAYMSFRRGRLPLMSSVLEPLFGKKSDSLGGRIIDSLAIVATLFGTASSLGLGSLQIARGAQIVTGWNTTGNTVAIVIIMVLTIGTILSAVSGVTKGIRRLSNINMVMAVGLAFFFFVAGPTVFLVNIIPGVVVDYFATAPEALSATMADSPEMQEFLSTWTTFYWAWWVSWSPFVGVFTAKISRGRTIRQFVLGVLFIPSSIIILAFTILGGTAIYLQHTQQAIAPDGTIESLPKPENIFFTVLDYLPGAALIAPIVMVMLAIFFITTADSASLVNAQLTQGGNPKPNRLITAFWALCMAGIAVVMLLVGGESALTGLQNFITVTALPFTFVIVLMCVGLVKDLRNDPQTLRANYTQQALKSMVRRGIEKHGDDFAISIEPTSSTSKYAAGATFDSKAEDLTAWYQRTDEDGNPVNYDYSTGEYLDDNGDPIEMDSSEESAYSQPSQPPQSSQPTDEDKS, translated from the coding sequence ATGAACAACGACCGTACGAAACGCAACGCTTCTCACGACGAATCCGCAGCTTCTGGAGAGCCCGAAATCGACATCCGTATGGGCCCCAAACTCCAGGAGCAACAAGAGAAAGTCGCGCGCAAGAAAAAGGTCCGTAAAGAGCGCACCAAGAAGGCCAAGCGCTTTATTGAGGAGATCGAATACCCTCACGGCATCCACCCCGCGTTAGTCCCCGGCGTTTCGATTGAGGATCAGCTAGTTCGCTACCGGGTGGACAAGGGCATCCTGGTGATTGTCGGTTTGCTCATTGTGGGGTTCGTTGCGTGGGGTATCGCAGCACCTGAGCAGGTCTTGAACGTGTCCTCGGCAGCGTTGCAGTGGGTGATGGGCAACCTAGGGTGGATCTTCAACGGCCTGGCGATCGTTTTGGTGATCTTCCTTCTGTGTATCGCGTTTTCGCGTTACGGCCGTATCCCGCTGGGGCTTGACGGTGAAAAGCCGGAGTTTTCTACCGGGTCGTGGGCGGCCATGTTGTTCGCCGCTGGGATCGGTATCGCGATCATTTTCTTTGGCCCGTATGAGCCCCTCCAGTACTTTTTGGATCCTCGCCCTGGCGCGTATGACCCGGCCACGGTGGAAGCGATCAAGGGCGCCATGGCTCAGGCGGCCCTGCACTGGGGTGTCAACGCTTGGGCAATATATGCGATTGTGGGCCTCACGGTTGCTTATATGTCCTTCCGCCGAGGTCGTCTCCCCTTGATGAGTTCCGTTTTGGAACCGCTGTTTGGCAAGAAGAGTGACTCGTTGGGTGGCCGTATTATTGATTCGCTCGCGATCGTTGCGACGCTGTTTGGAACCGCGTCGAGTCTGGGGCTGGGGTCGCTTCAGATTGCGCGCGGGGCCCAGATTGTCACCGGCTGGAACACAACCGGGAACACGGTGGCCATCGTCATCATTATGGTTTTGACGATTGGCACGATCCTGTCCGCTGTTTCCGGTGTGACGAAGGGAATTCGTCGTCTCTCCAACATCAACATGGTGATGGCTGTGGGGCTGGCTTTCTTCTTCTTTGTTGCCGGACCAACCGTGTTCTTGGTGAACATCATTCCGGGTGTCGTTGTCGACTACTTTGCCACCGCTCCCGAGGCGCTCTCGGCTACCATGGCCGACTCGCCTGAGATGCAGGAGTTCTTGTCAACGTGGACCACGTTCTATTGGGCCTGGTGGGTGAGCTGGTCACCGTTTGTAGGTGTGTTTACCGCCAAAATCTCCCGGGGTCGCACGATTCGCCAGTTCGTATTGGGCGTTCTGTTCATCCCGTCGTCGATCATTATTCTGGCGTTCACCATTTTGGGTGGAACCGCAATCTACTTGCAGCACACACAGCAGGCTATTGCCCCCGACGGCACGATTGAGTCCCTGCCGAAACCTGAGAACATTTTCTTCACTGTGCTCGACTACCTGCCGGGCGCGGCTCTCATCGCACCCATTGTCATGGTGATGTTGGCTATTTTCTTCATCACCACCGCCGATTCCGCTTCCCTAGTGAATGCACAGCTCACCCAGGGTGGAAACCCTAAACCCAACCGTTTGATCACCGCGTTTTGGGCGCTGTGTATGGCCGGTATTGCTGTCGTCATGCTACTTGTGGGCGGCGAAAGCGCATTGACCGGTTTGCAAAACTTCATCACGGTGACCGCTTTGCCGTTCACATTCGTCATTGTCCTCATGTGCGTGGGGCTGGTGAAAGACTTGCGAAACGATCCACAAACACTACGGGCCAACTACACGCAGCAAGCGCTGAAATCCATGGTGCGACGCGGTATTGAGAAGCATGGTGACGATTTCGCTATTTCGATCGAACCCACTTCGAGCACGTCCAAGTACGCGGCCGGAGCCACATTCGATTCCAAGGCCGAGGACCTGACGGCCTGGTATCAACGGACCGACGAAGACGGTAACCCTGTCAACTACGACTACTCGACGGGCGAGTACTTAGACGACAACGGCGACCCCATTGAGATGGACTCATCTGAGGAGTCCGCGTATTCTCAGCCTTCTCAACCTCCTCAGTCTTCTCAGCCCACCGACGAGGACAAGTCGTAG
- a CDS encoding BlaI/MecI/CopY family transcriptional regulator has protein sequence MTVARIREWGELESQIMNFLWDSPAPLGARDIQRLFVDHTPAYSTVMTTLTRLEKKGHVKRGGPSPRKTKFEAVRTNEEQTVDDMVSVLDQANDREAALLAFAGNLDSRDLELLRSAFTK, from the coding sequence ATGACTGTGGCACGGATCCGCGAATGGGGTGAACTGGAATCCCAAATCATGAATTTCTTGTGGGACTCCCCTGCACCTTTGGGTGCCCGCGACATTCAGCGTCTGTTTGTTGACCACACTCCTGCGTACTCCACCGTGATGACCACGCTTACACGCCTGGAGAAGAAGGGGCACGTCAAACGTGGCGGCCCTTCCCCTCGCAAGACCAAGTTTGAAGCTGTTCGCACTAACGAAGAACAGACTGTGGACGACATGGTGAGCGTGTTAGACCAAGCGAATGACCGCGAAGCCGCTCTTCTGGCGTTCGCCGGGAACCTGGACAGTCGCGACCTTGAGCTTCTGCGTTCGGCGTTCACGAAGTAA
- a CDS encoding M56 family metallopeptidase, whose amino-acid sequence MRTRIQLRFPSLSLHVQLGFTVMGVWCVFAAAISLVASMLPALTSTIPFAGLWVFILATLLTIAAVGFWVMATAPVTKDVREVIATLNTHVVAQEDRPGFTLTTVEHTYPAALSTPPTGGHPGTIMVTTGLQDALTAGQLQAVLAHEYAHVTQRHGKILSILTTLDQMLHVFAPLKRSATLLVELAADDIAAKQAGPAELANALAVMAKATGDETMFLRAERLTTKKWPREHWRTIPEPIRVERFGSTQH is encoded by the coding sequence ATGCGCACCCGCATTCAGTTGCGGTTTCCTTCCCTGTCGTTGCATGTCCAGCTGGGGTTCACGGTCATGGGCGTGTGGTGTGTGTTCGCGGCTGCTATTTCCCTTGTTGCGTCCATGTTGCCTGCCCTCACCTCCACAATTCCTTTCGCCGGACTGTGGGTATTTATCTTGGCAACCCTGCTGACGATTGCAGCTGTGGGGTTCTGGGTCATGGCAACCGCCCCCGTGACCAAAGATGTGCGTGAGGTGATCGCAACCCTCAACACACATGTGGTGGCCCAAGAAGACCGCCCGGGGTTCACGCTCACCACCGTGGAACACACGTACCCTGCCGCCTTGTCGACTCCCCCAACAGGTGGCCACCCGGGGACCATCATGGTGACAACGGGACTACAAGACGCGTTGACAGCTGGGCAACTTCAAGCCGTGCTGGCTCACGAATACGCCCACGTGACACAGCGCCACGGCAAAATCCTCTCAATCCTCACAACTCTGGACCAGATGTTGCACGTTTTTGCGCCACTCAAACGTTCGGCAACGCTCCTGGTGGAACTGGCAGCTGACGACATCGCGGCGAAACAAGCGGGGCCGGCAGAACTCGCCAACGCGCTGGCCGTCATGGCAAAAGCAACAGGTGATGAAACCATGTTCCTGCGGGCGGAGCGGCTCACCACCAAGAAGTGGCCACGCGAGCACTGGCGCACGATCCCCGAACCGATCAGGGTCGAACGGTTCGGTTCCACGCAGCACTAA
- a CDS encoding 4-(cytidine 5'-diphospho)-2-C-methyl-D-erythritol kinase translates to MTAVTARAPGKINVFLHVGDRMDDGYHELVTVFQALDMYEEVTLRPCFDQPDTVVRNISGNDTYPGLSPVHAVTLKGRFGSTAIPLDHSNLAVSAINRLAAQTGVHVPVEVEIEKNVPVAGGMGGGSADAAAALVAYAKLAGINDPDLLRTVGAELGADVPFALRGGFAVGTGRGDELSPILSSGEFTWVLATSVDELSTPVVYHALDDLRDSGKAPHAGDVQTQLADVLQAVGSGDAHALAQVVHNDMEPAAFGLLPAIAEVVDTGRQAGALAALMSGSGPTVGFLVEGATHALDLTVLLEASESVKHVVRATGPACGAHIVTPG, encoded by the coding sequence ATGACAGCGGTGACCGCGCGAGCGCCCGGGAAAATCAACGTGTTCCTCCACGTGGGCGACCGCATGGATGACGGATACCACGAACTTGTCACCGTTTTTCAAGCCCTCGACATGTATGAAGAGGTTACGCTACGCCCGTGCTTCGATCAGCCTGACACCGTGGTGCGCAACATCTCCGGAAACGATACGTACCCGGGTCTCAGCCCAGTTCACGCAGTGACGCTCAAGGGCCGGTTCGGTTCGACGGCGATACCGCTGGATCACTCGAACTTGGCGGTGTCCGCGATCAACCGCTTGGCTGCCCAAACTGGCGTACACGTTCCCGTCGAGGTCGAAATCGAAAAGAACGTTCCCGTTGCAGGTGGCATGGGTGGGGGTTCGGCCGACGCGGCTGCCGCCCTTGTCGCCTATGCGAAACTCGCGGGCATCAACGACCCAGATCTTCTGCGCACCGTGGGTGCTGAACTTGGCGCCGACGTCCCGTTTGCTCTGCGCGGCGGCTTCGCTGTGGGAACCGGCCGAGGCGATGAACTCAGCCCCATCTTAAGCTCCGGCGAGTTCACTTGGGTGCTTGCCACCTCGGTCGACGAACTTTCCACCCCCGTGGTCTACCACGCCTTGGACGACCTGCGTGACAGCGGCAAGGCGCCGCACGCCGGTGACGTGCAGACGCAGCTGGCGGATGTGTTGCAGGCGGTCGGATCGGGGGACGCGCACGCGTTGGCACAGGTTGTGCACAACGATATGGAACCCGCTGCGTTTGGGTTGTTGCCTGCCATCGCCGAGGTCGTCGACACCGGGCGGCAGGCAGGCGCCTTGGCGGCGTTGATGTCCGGCTCTGGGCCCACGGTGGGATTCTTGGTCGAAGGTGCGACTCACGCGCTGGATCTCACTGTTCTGTTGGAAGCTAGTGAGTCTGTGAAGCACGTGGTCCGTGCGACGGGCCCGGCGTGCGGTGCCCACATTGTCACACCTGGTTAG
- the rsmA gene encoding 16S rRNA (adenine(1518)-N(6)/adenine(1519)-N(6))-dimethyltransferase RsmA, with the protein MSTLLTARTVREIAHELGLRPTKTRGQNFVIDPNTVRMIVEEAQLTPGEQVVEIGPGLGSLTLGLLEAGHPVTAVEIDTLLASRLPRTIDEHAPDTHPLTLINDDALHVTELPTTPTALVANLPYNVAVPVLMHFLETFPSLTSVLVMVQAEVADRLAATPGSRVYGAPSVKAKWYGAVTRGSDIGKNVFWPAPNVGSGLVRIVKHAQPYGDEELRRATFDVVNAAFAQRRKTLRQALAGLVGSGADSEQVLVDAGVDPKTRGEALDIDAFITIARTWRARENGTPDAAPQYVPTTGGEAQV; encoded by the coding sequence GTGAGCACACTACTGACCGCGCGTACTGTTCGCGAGATTGCACATGAACTGGGGCTGCGCCCCACGAAAACGCGTGGTCAAAACTTCGTGATCGACCCCAACACGGTGCGCATGATCGTGGAAGAAGCACAGCTCACCCCCGGCGAGCAGGTCGTGGAAATTGGCCCGGGATTAGGCTCGCTCACGTTGGGGCTGCTGGAAGCAGGCCACCCTGTCACTGCCGTCGAGATCGACACGCTGCTGGCCTCTCGGCTTCCGCGCACCATCGACGAACACGCCCCGGACACCCACCCGCTCACTCTCATCAACGACGACGCCCTTCACGTCACCGAACTCCCCACCACCCCCACCGCCCTGGTAGCGAACTTGCCGTACAACGTGGCTGTTCCGGTGCTCATGCACTTCCTGGAAACGTTCCCGTCGCTGACCTCGGTGTTGGTGATGGTCCAGGCCGAGGTGGCAGACCGTCTGGCTGCCACCCCAGGTTCGCGGGTGTACGGGGCGCCCAGCGTGAAAGCCAAGTGGTACGGGGCTGTGACTCGCGGGTCGGACATTGGGAAGAACGTCTTTTGGCCGGCCCCCAACGTTGGTTCCGGGCTGGTGCGGATTGTGAAGCACGCGCAACCATACGGTGATGAGGAACTGCGAAGGGCCACGTTTGATGTGGTCAACGCGGCGTTTGCCCAGCGCCGTAAGACGCTCAGGCAGGCGCTCGCCGGCCTTGTGGGGTCAGGTGCGGATTCTGAACAGGTGCTGGTGGACGCGGGTGTCGATCCCAAGACTCGTGGTGAAGCCCTGGACATCGACGCGTTCATCACGATTGCACGCACGTGGCGTGCGCGCGAGAACGGCACGCCAGACGCCGCCCCACAGTACGTGCCCACCACAGGCGGGGAGGCCCAAGTATGA
- a CDS encoding class I SAM-dependent methyltransferase, with product MDPSTLKQLLDVSALKILDSLDYDRSRELQLNKQLRAQGLSPELTAAILTQAQLRIEAEDKFGPFASHMLFTRDGLAQATRLPVAAHHAARMRQAGVTSVVDLGCGVGADALAFAGTDVQVRAVEIDEVTAAIAAFNMREFPTAEVIHGAAEDQDLAGFDALWCDPARRSGSHRDGQARRLSDPESFSPSLSWVVEKAAEVRAAGVKMGPALDHALVPDGWEAQWVSHNGDVVEVGLYAGDACQRAGRSALLMGDGPGTLTVHESEVPEADEPGIGELGEYLFEPDGALVRAGLVTALCDPLGVWRISPKIAYLTGDALVTGIAQRAVSQYRIVDVLPAGIKALRQALMARNIGKVIIKKRGMDIVPEKVRRQLKLTQGTESATLVFTRVGEKHVVLLTQPVTL from the coding sequence ATGGATCCCAGCACTTTGAAACAACTTCTTGACGTTTCGGCTTTAAAGATTCTGGATTCACTCGATTACGACCGTTCGCGTGAGTTGCAGCTGAATAAGCAGTTGAGGGCGCAGGGTTTGAGCCCTGAACTCACGGCGGCGATCCTCACGCAGGCTCAGTTGCGCATCGAGGCCGAGGACAAGTTTGGTCCGTTTGCGTCACACATGTTGTTTACCCGCGACGGGTTGGCACAGGCCACGCGGCTTCCCGTTGCTGCCCACCACGCGGCGCGCATGCGTCAGGCTGGGGTCACCTCGGTTGTTGATTTGGGGTGCGGGGTTGGTGCGGATGCGCTGGCTTTCGCGGGCACGGATGTGCAGGTGCGCGCCGTTGAGATTGATGAGGTGACCGCTGCGATCGCGGCGTTCAATATGCGTGAGTTCCCCACCGCCGAGGTGATCCACGGTGCCGCGGAGGACCAGGACCTGGCGGGGTTTGATGCGCTGTGGTGCGACCCTGCCCGCAGGTCGGGTTCGCACCGGGATGGGCAGGCGCGCAGGCTCAGTGATCCGGAGTCGTTTTCGCCTTCCCTGTCGTGGGTGGTTGAGAAGGCCGCCGAGGTGCGAGCGGCTGGCGTGAAGATGGGACCGGCGTTGGATCATGCGCTCGTGCCGGACGGGTGGGAAGCCCAGTGGGTTTCGCACAACGGCGATGTCGTTGAAGTGGGCCTGTACGCTGGCGACGCGTGTCAACGGGCGGGGCGTTCCGCTCTTCTCATGGGCGATGGGCCCGGAACACTCACGGTGCACGAGTCCGAGGTGCCCGAAGCGGACGAACCCGGGATTGGTGAGCTGGGCGAGTATCTGTTTGAACCTGACGGTGCCCTGGTACGTGCCGGGCTCGTCACTGCCCTCTGTGACCCTCTAGGTGTGTGGCGGATTTCGCCCAAGATTGCATACCTGACGGGCGACGCTCTTGTGACCGGGATTGCTCAGCGCGCGGTGTCGCAGTACCGGATTGTGGATGTGTTGCCTGCGGGTATCAAGGCGTTGCGTCAAGCTTTGATGGCCCGCAACATTGGCAAGGTCATTATTAAGAAACGTGGAATGGATATTGTTCCTGAGAAGGTGCGTCGTCAGCTGAAGCTCACCCAGGGCACTGAGTCAGCGACCTTGGTTTTCACCCGTGTGGGCGAAAAGCACGTGGTGCTGTTAACGCAGCCCGTGACGCTGTAA